Proteins encoded by one window of Vicia villosa cultivar HV-30 ecotype Madison, WI unplaced genomic scaffold, Vvil1.0 ctg.000976F_1_1, whole genome shotgun sequence:
- the LOC131632640 gene encoding ribonuclease S-2-like, giving the protein MMKTTMTLMITITILFHTFFYIGFSNDEALITTLSQLPTSLLPSFDIYHQISNPYSSHEPLENSKNKSPPSPPPPPPPLLFDHFVLSQTWPPTYCKIKNNDCVSPKPLKFVIHGLWPSKKNGDPVRDCHKVDINLNELVPIKEKLVKDWPALYKKVHQDDANFALWVDQWNAHGTCSIQLFKFFSYFEETLKVYNRNSIKDIFKKYKINPGKKYLTKTIFDAIHTEISFKPQIRCEQLNELDYLYEIRLCFKANVELEYKDCDISYSGCRGQEVNF; this is encoded by the exons ATGATGAAGACCACCATGACGTTAATGATAACAATTACTATTTTGTTTCACACTTTTTTTTACATTGGATTTTCTAATGATGAAGCACTTATCACTACACTTTCACAATTACCAACATCACTCCTTCCATCTTTTGACATATACCATCAAATATCCAATCCATATTCTTCACATGAACCTCTAGAAAATAGTAAGAATAAATCTCCACCATctcctccaccaccaccaccacctctttTATTTGACCACTTTGTGCTATCTCAGACATGGCCACCAACATActgcaaaattaaaaataatgattGTGTCTCTCCAAAGCCACTAAAGTTTGTCATTCACGGTCTCTGGCCAAGTAAGAAAAACGGCGATCCAGTACGAGATTGCCATAAAGTGGACATAAATTTGAACGAG TTAGTTCCAATAAAGGAAAAACTTGTTAAAGATTGGCCGGCATTATATAAAAAGGTTCATCAAGATGATGCTAACTTTGCATTATGGGTTGATCAGTGGAATGCGCATGGAACTTGTTCTATTCAGTTGttcaaatttttttcttattttgaagAGACATTAAAAGTGTACAACAGAAATAGTATAAAAGAtatctttaaaaaatataaaattaacccGGGCAAAAAGTATCTTACAAAAACTATTTTTGATGCAATACACACAGAAATTTCATTTAAGCCACAAATTCGATGTGAACAACTTAATGAGTTAGATTATTTATATGAAATAAGactttgtttcaaagcaaatgtTGAACTAGAATATAAAGATTGTGATATTTCTTACAGTGGTTGTCGCGGCCAGGAAGTGAATTTTTAA